A DNA window from Halanaerobium saccharolyticum subsp. saccharolyticum DSM 6643 contains the following coding sequences:
- a CDS encoding aldo/keto reductase, with protein sequence MNYRKMEKLDLEVSALGFGAMRLPIIDDDSANIDEAEAIEMIRYGIDNGINYVDTAWPYHQGESEKVVGKALKDGYREKVYLATKLPIWECETEKDLDKIFNKQLEKMEVESIDFYLLHALDEGHWQTVKDLDIIEWAEKKKEEGKIKYLGFSFHDSYSLFEEILEAHDWDFCQIQYNYLDVEYQAGKKGLQKAYSKGIEVVIMEPIRGGWLAQEPPPAAKKLFESENENRTPVEWALHWIWSQKEPGVVLSGMSNMQQLKENLETASESEVGLLSDSEFKMMEKVAEEMRGPITCTRCEYCLPCPEAINIPENFHLYNQAKLLNKGQEMAEKYFKLDETARASNCIECGQCEPQCPQNLDIIDLLKEVDQYFNERV encoded by the coding sequence ATGAATTATAGAAAAATGGAAAAGCTTGATTTAGAAGTTTCAGCCCTTGGATTTGGAGCAATGCGTTTGCCAATAATTGATGATGATTCTGCTAATATTGATGAGGCGGAAGCGATTGAAATGATTCGTTATGGAATTGATAATGGAATAAATTATGTTGACACAGCCTGGCCCTATCACCAGGGGGAAAGCGAAAAAGTTGTGGGAAAAGCTTTAAAAGATGGCTACAGAGAAAAAGTATATCTAGCAACTAAACTGCCAATCTGGGAATGTGAGACAGAAAAAGATTTAGATAAAATATTTAATAAGCAGCTGGAAAAAATGGAAGTTGAATCAATTGACTTTTATCTGCTGCATGCTTTAGATGAGGGACACTGGCAGACTGTTAAAGATCTGGATATTATTGAATGGGCAGAAAAGAAAAAAGAAGAAGGTAAAATTAAATATCTTGGTTTTTCTTTTCACGATAGCTATTCTCTATTTGAAGAAATATTAGAAGCCCATGACTGGGACTTTTGTCAAATTCAATATAATTATTTAGATGTAGAATACCAGGCTGGCAAAAAAGGTCTGCAGAAAGCTTATTCTAAAGGAATTGAAGTAGTTATTATGGAACCGATTCGTGGAGGCTGGCTGGCCCAGGAACCACCACCAGCAGCCAAAAAGTTATTTGAATCTGAAAATGAAAATAGGACTCCAGTAGAATGGGCCCTGCACTGGATCTGGAGTCAAAAAGAACCTGGTGTAGTTTTAAGTGGTATGAGTAATATGCAGCAGCTTAAAGAAAATCTTGAGACAGCTTCTGAATCAGAAGTTGGACTTTTAAGTGATTCAGAATTTAAGATGATGGAAAAAGTAGCAGAAGAAATGAGAGGTCCAATAACCTGTACTCGCTGTGAATATTGTCTTCCCTGTCCGGAAGCTATTAATATACCTGAGAATTTTCATTTATATAATCAGGCAAAACTACTTAATAAGGGTCAAGAAATGGCCGAAAAATATTTTAAACTGGATGAAACAGCAAGAGCCAGTAATTGTATAGAGTGTGGACAGTGTGAGCCTCAGTGTCCTCAGAACTTAGATATAATTGATCTTTTAAAAGAAGTTGATCAGTATTTTAATGAAAGAGTTTAA
- a CDS encoding phosphomannomutase/phosphoglucomutase — translation MKAFKAYDIRGVYNKDFNKEDVYKIGYFLPELLAADEVLVGFDDRESTPEVFEALAAGITDQGADVYKIGYATTPMVYYGTAKHDYKASVMITASHNPPEYNGLKISRENALPVGYDSGLKELEEMIETKEVKPVGKNKKGNILKHDLKEEYINFQKSYLPDLSNLDLSIDVSNGMVAILTDAIFGDQPHYLYNELDGTFPNHEANPLEAENREDLKKLLLEKESDLGLIFDGDGDRVMFLDEKGNFISPDLIIALLAEYYIKQNKGKNVLYDIRTSWSVKEHIEKLGGKSHMWKVGHAYAKLKLREIDGICGGELAGHYYYKDFFYCDSGMLTALVVLNVAARLKEEGKTISEYIAELDKYATSGEVNFKIENKKEVMENLKEYFFDQKEPLNFYDFDGYRLEYNDWWFNVRPSNTEPYLRLVVEAKNQTILDEKLAEIKEVMAVE, via the coding sequence TTGAAAGCGTTTAAAGCATATGATATTCGAGGCGTTTATAACAAAGATTTCAATAAAGAAGATGTTTATAAAATAGGATATTTTTTACCAGAGCTTCTGGCTGCAGATGAGGTTTTAGTTGGTTTCGATGATCGTGAATCAACACCAGAAGTTTTTGAAGCTTTAGCAGCTGGAATTACAGATCAGGGAGCAGATGTCTATAAAATTGGTTATGCAACAACTCCAATGGTTTATTATGGCACAGCCAAGCATGACTATAAAGCATCGGTAATGATTACAGCTTCTCATAATCCACCTGAGTATAATGGATTAAAAATTTCTCGTGAAAATGCTCTGCCGGTAGGTTACGATTCTGGTTTAAAAGAGTTAGAAGAAATGATTGAAACTAAAGAGGTTAAGCCTGTTGGTAAAAATAAAAAAGGTAATATTTTAAAACATGATTTAAAAGAAGAATATATAAATTTCCAAAAATCATATTTACCAGATTTATCAAATTTAGATCTTTCAATTGATGTTTCAAACGGGATGGTAGCAATTTTAACAGATGCTATTTTCGGTGATCAGCCTCATTATTTATATAATGAACTTGATGGTACTTTTCCAAATCATGAAGCAAATCCCTTAGAAGCTGAAAATAGAGAAGATTTAAAAAAGTTATTATTAGAAAAAGAATCAGATCTGGGTTTAATTTTTGATGGTGATGGCGATCGAGTTATGTTCTTAGATGAAAAGGGAAATTTTATTTCTCCTGATTTAATAATTGCTTTACTTGCAGAATATTATATAAAACAGAATAAAGGAAAAAATGTTCTTTATGATATTCGCACATCTTGGTCTGTTAAAGAGCATATAGAAAAACTGGGTGGTAAATCTCATATGTGGAAGGTAGGTCATGCCTATGCAAAGCTAAAACTTAGAGAAATAGATGGTATTTGTGGAGGAGAACTTGCTGGACACTATTATTATAAAGATTTTTTCTACTGTGATTCTGGAATGTTGACTGCTCTTGTTGTATTAAATGTTGCAGCAAGGTTGAAGGAAGAAGGAAAAACTATTTCTGAATATATTGCTGAACTTGATAAATATGCAACTTCTGGAGAAGTCAACTTTAAAATAGAAAATAAAAAGGAAGTTATGGAAAATTTAAAAGAATATTTCTTTGATCAAAAAGAACCGCTTAATTTTTATGATTTTGATGGTTATCGCTTAGAATATAATGATTGGTGGTTTAATGTGAGGCCTTCTAATACAGAACCTTATTTGAGATTAGTTGTCGAAGCAAAAAATCAAACTATTTTAGATGAAAAACTAGCTGAAATAAAAGAAGTTATGGCTGTTGAATAA
- a CDS encoding Spy/CpxP family protein refolding chaperone: MKKLLTALLVMVVLGAVFTGAVFAHGSQSNMGAANNQPRYNAGEKNYGDGVGYNRIELSQEQINEIADLREEFYNETEELRDQMRNLNRELRDLEFRNASNAEIGEVEDKLEDIFMQMDEKRMANQENIAEVLTEEQLNLIEENRLGNEDRFQGRFNNDFGHHSNRSYGRNGHSRFNDGFGHGMMGRGFSGNRNDGFNSRNYNDREFGYGAGWCH; encoded by the coding sequence ATGAAAAAATTATTAACAGCTTTACTAGTAATGGTGGTTTTAGGAGCAGTATTTACAGGTGCAGTTTTTGCTCATGGTTCTCAGTCAAATATGGGTGCAGCAAATAATCAGCCTAGATATAATGCAGGAGAAAAAAATTATGGTGATGGAGTAGGATATAATAGAATTGAACTTAGTCAGGAACAGATTAATGAAATTGCTGATTTAAGAGAAGAATTTTATAATGAAACTGAAGAATTAAGAGATCAAATGAGAAATTTAAACCGTGAACTTAGAGATTTAGAATTTAGAAATGCAAGTAATGCTGAGATCGGAGAAGTTGAAGATAAATTAGAAGATATTTTTATGCAGATGGACGAGAAAAGAATGGCTAATCAAGAAAATATAGCAGAAGTTTTAACTGAAGAACAGCTAAATTTAATTGAAGAAAATAGATTGGGTAATGAAGATCGCTTCCAGGGACGTTTCAATAATGATTTTGGACATCACTCTAATAGAAGTTATGGTAGAAATGGACATTCAAGATTTAATGATGGATTTGGCCATGGAATGATGGGAAGAGGTTTCTCTGGAAATAGAAATGATGGCTTTAACAGCAGAAATTATAATGATAGAGAATTTGGTTATGGAGCAGGATGGTGCCACTAA
- a CDS encoding ABC transporter substrate-binding protein, producing MSKFKKIFFVFILMILVFPAAAQAEKEIEFWTISLSPQYDDYFLGKIEEFESKNPDFKIIWEDTNFSSINQKLRYRIAAGDVPEVVNLSPQLMSSLLKEDLLYSISDLKQDYSQYYYPLLWDNGFYKGKYYAFPWYVSSKLMAYNQEIFKIAELDPETVINDRKQLFEIAEEITKKTGVYALMPQIKIHHEFIEAGIDLFEDQNKRRKAAFNTEAAEKIITKYQELVGKGVIPKDTLNSGFNIALERYKKNDLAILFTAPQFLDSIENESKYLKEQTALAAIPTAKDGVINSPLMNLVIPKGADYKKEAAEFAYLITSAESQHEFSQRSSILSSALNLEENLALEKEEIITETTAGKSLENEAQKILRKQLFKNKDLTLIHPQADKLLKVMDEQFARAFANKITAKEALDNMEKEWNQILNKDNNEAANNEENNNE from the coding sequence ATGTCAAAATTTAAAAAAATATTTTTTGTTTTTATATTAATGATCTTGGTATTTCCTGCAGCAGCCCAAGCAGAAAAAGAAATAGAATTCTGGACTATAAGTTTAAGTCCTCAATATGATGATTATTTTTTGGGTAAGATAGAAGAATTTGAAAGTAAAAACCCTGATTTTAAGATCATCTGGGAAGATACTAATTTTTCTTCAATTAATCAGAAGCTTCGTTATCGTATTGCAGCGGGCGATGTGCCAGAAGTAGTTAATCTCTCACCCCAATTAATGTCTTCACTATTAAAAGAAGATCTATTGTATTCAATTTCAGATTTGAAACAGGATTATAGTCAATATTATTATCCCTTACTCTGGGATAACGGTTTTTATAAGGGTAAGTATTATGCTTTTCCCTGGTATGTTAGTTCTAAATTAATGGCCTATAATCAGGAAATATTTAAAATTGCTGAACTAGATCCAGAAACTGTAATTAATGATCGCAAACAATTATTTGAAATTGCTGAAGAAATAACTAAAAAAACAGGGGTTTATGCTTTAATGCCTCAGATAAAAATTCACCATGAATTTATTGAAGCAGGTATAGACTTATTTGAAGATCAAAATAAAAGGAGAAAAGCAGCTTTTAATACAGAAGCTGCTGAAAAAATAATAACTAAATATCAAGAACTTGTAGGAAAAGGAGTAATTCCTAAAGATACTCTAAATTCAGGTTTTAATATTGCTTTAGAGCGCTATAAAAAAAATGATTTAGCTATTTTATTTACTGCACCTCAATTTTTAGATTCAATTGAAAATGAATCAAAATATTTAAAAGAACAAACTGCTTTAGCAGCTATTCCTACAGCGAAAGATGGTGTAATCAACTCCCCTTTAATGAATTTGGTGATTCCTAAAGGAGCTGATTACAAAAAAGAAGCTGCAGAGTTTGCTTATCTTATAACCTCCGCCGAATCACAACATGAATTCAGCCAACGTAGCTCTATTTTATCTTCAGCTCTTAACTTAGAAGAAAATTTAGCATTAGAAAAAGAAGAAATTATAACTGAAACTACTGCTGGAAAATCTCTTGAGAATGAAGCTCAAAAGATTTTAAGAAAACAATTATTTAAAAATAAAGATTTAACTTTAATACACCCTCAGGCAGATAAACTATTAAAAGTAATGGATGAACAGTTTGCCAGAGCTTTTGCAAATAAAATTACTGCTAAAGAAGCATTAGATAATATGGAGAAAGAATGGAATCAAATTTTAAACAAGGATAATAATGAGGCGGCTAATAATGAGGAGAATAATAATGAATAA
- a CDS encoding diacylglycerol/lipid kinase family protein — MLNKKIKLIYNPAAGDKSFNSYLDLFLKHFQAAGYKVDIFRSMEPGDFGEALKDIDNNFEAVIVAGGDGSASEMLDLLQKKGIDLPLGIIPAGTANDFASFLGMTQNIEKSIKRILDWNIREIDVGKVNDRYFLNVCVGGIISQIAHGTETDMKNRLGKAAYYLQGLKELPNIKPMNLKIECSEKVIEGDFLGFFVFNSKDAGGFKNIAKLASIDDGLFDLLAVKTGNILKLSSAAADLFNGKDIKNDNLIYLQDNYLKITMLNKTKEEHCDIDGEKGPAFPLEIKLIPSAQKVFTA; from the coding sequence ATGCTTAACAAAAAAATCAAATTAATATACAATCCAGCAGCTGGTGATAAATCTTTTAATTCTTATTTAGACTTATTTTTAAAACATTTTCAGGCTGCTGGATATAAAGTAGATATCTTTAGAAGTATGGAGCCAGGTGATTTTGGAGAGGCTTTAAAAGATATTGATAATAATTTTGAAGCTGTTATTGTTGCTGGTGGTGATGGTTCAGCTAGCGAGATGCTAGATTTACTGCAGAAAAAGGGAATTGATCTACCACTTGGAATCATTCCAGCTGGAACTGCCAATGACTTTGCTTCCTTTTTAGGTATGACTCAAAATATAGAAAAAAGTATTAAAAGAATTCTGGACTGGAATATTAGAGAAATCGATGTGGGCAAAGTAAATGATAGGTATTTTTTAAATGTATGCGTAGGCGGCATTATTTCTCAAATAGCTCATGGAACAGAAACTGACATGAAAAACAGACTCGGGAAAGCAGCCTATTACCTGCAGGGACTAAAAGAACTTCCAAATATTAAACCAATGAATTTAAAGATAGAATGCTCAGAAAAAGTAATTGAAGGTGATTTTTTAGGTTTTTTTGTTTTTAATAGTAAAGATGCTGGAGGCTTTAAAAACATAGCTAAACTAGCTTCAATTGATGATGGATTATTTGATTTACTGGCTGTTAAAACAGGCAACATTTTAAAACTGAGTTCTGCAGCAGCAGATCTTTTTAATGGCAAAGATATTAAAAATGATAATTTAATCTATCTGCAGGATAATTACCTAAAAATAACTATGTTAAATAAAACAAAGGAAGAGCACTGTGATATTGATGGAGAAAAAGGGCCTGCTTTTCCTTTAGAAATCAAATTAATACCTTCAGCTCAAAAAGTCTTTACAGCTTAA
- a CDS encoding glycoside hydrolase family 10 protein yields the protein MNKKLNIITLVLIIIMFLYSLSSAAYYEPQEYRRSLLEIRDAERALNNLNKKVKEAESDFKIIDSKEVESNLEELERLYQEQIQAYQQKKDRRVRELELAITNRADQIRMKIIESKPVQLRAFWLDNGTFANLNGRSGVQKLLDTVQKANFNLIFPETFYKGKTVIPDNELFIQDSQFENWEGDPLKILIEEAKKRKIEIHPWVWVFNENTSGSPGLILSENPEWANKDREGNIVSYHDSTWLSPAREDVKKFLQQRYLYLVENYDIQGINLDYIRFPEEYRGSFGYDKRTVERFKEKYGIDPFELKSSSSNFSLWNKYRENLITEMVKETSEMLKDADPELLISADVIPGKDEARYRALQNWSFWLKEDYLDFVIPMTYTENLFSELSRWIKEDRKVIDKAIYPGISVFKLTPDQMLEQLEEVNKINPNGVSLFAAAHLKANDFQSLSEGIYAHQAVLPYKNKAVSLKIIQNFILKRLNLIKEKGGISNSALIQIRFYLNQLAQVDSENILDFDQYISDNNIELSKNIKKVLQNDFDYLNDIKRLY from the coding sequence ATGAATAAAAAACTCAATATAATAACTTTAGTACTTATTATAATAATGTTTCTCTATTCTCTTAGTTCAGCTGCCTATTATGAACCACAAGAATACCGCAGGTCATTATTAGAAATTAGAGATGCGGAACGCGCTTTAAATAATTTAAATAAAAAAGTAAAAGAAGCCGAATCTGATTTTAAAATTATTGATAGCAAAGAAGTAGAGTCTAATTTAGAAGAATTAGAAAGATTATATCAAGAACAAATTCAGGCTTATCAGCAAAAAAAAGATCGTAGGGTTAGAGAATTAGAATTAGCAATAACCAATAGAGCAGACCAAATCAGAATGAAAATTATTGAATCAAAACCTGTACAGCTCAGAGCTTTTTGGCTTGATAATGGGACTTTTGCTAATTTAAATGGTAGGTCTGGAGTGCAGAAACTGTTGGATACTGTTCAAAAAGCTAATTTTAATCTTATATTCCCTGAAACATTTTATAAGGGAAAAACAGTTATTCCTGATAATGAATTATTTATTCAAGATTCTCAGTTTGAAAACTGGGAAGGCGATCCCTTAAAAATATTAATTGAAGAAGCTAAAAAGAGAAAAATAGAAATACATCCCTGGGTCTGGGTTTTTAATGAAAATACAAGTGGCAGTCCCGGTCTAATTTTAAGTGAAAATCCAGAATGGGCTAATAAGGATAGAGAAGGGAATATTGTGAGTTATCATGATTCAACCTGGCTTTCACCTGCTAGAGAAGATGTAAAAAAATTTCTGCAGCAGAGATATCTATATTTGGTAGAAAACTATGATATTCAAGGAATTAATTTAGATTATATTCGCTTCCCGGAGGAATATCGAGGTAGTTTTGGCTATGATAAACGGACTGTTGAAAGATTTAAAGAAAAATATGGAATTGATCCTTTTGAACTTAAAAGTTCTAGCTCTAATTTTTCTCTTTGGAATAAATATCGAGAAAATTTGATCACAGAAATGGTAAAAGAAACATCTGAAATGCTTAAAGATGCTGATCCAGAACTGTTAATATCAGCTGATGTTATTCCAGGTAAGGATGAGGCGCGTTATAGAGCTCTGCAAAATTGGTCTTTTTGGCTAAAAGAAGATTATCTTGATTTTGTGATTCCAATGACTTATACAGAAAACTTATTTTCTGAATTGAGCCGCTGGATTAAAGAAGATAGAAAAGTGATTGATAAAGCAATTTATCCCGGAATATCAGTTTTTAAATTAACTCCTGATCAAATGCTGGAACAATTAGAAGAAGTTAATAAAATTAATCCTAATGGAGTATCTTTATTTGCAGCTGCTCATTTAAAAGCAAATGATTTTCAAAGTTTATCAGAGGGAATTTATGCTCATCAAGCAGTTTTGCCTTATAAAAACAAAGCAGTATCTTTAAAAATTATCCAGAATTTTATTTTGAAAAGATTAAATCTAATCAAAGAAAAAGGTGGCATAAGTAATTCTGCCTTAATACAAATTAGATTCTATTTAAACCAGCTTGCTCAAGTTGACTCTGAAAACATCTTAGATTTTGATCAGTATATTTCAGATAACAATATAGAGCTTTCTAAAAACATTAAAAAAGTACTGCAGAATGATTTTGATTATTTAAATGATATAAAAAGACTTTATTAA
- a CDS encoding nitroreductase family protein, with the protein MNIPVKKWYEAVQTRYSQQKYMTKEIKPFTLKSLEKKFEELNETYPEARVEIIEESVKDILPALKGKYGNFTDSPAFIAFIINENGKHRWSKMGYIGEAAILEATSHGLGSCWIGGRYIPERSKINIDLKRGERLVAVSPIGYSSENYNLTRHFISKLFPHRDRLDVKELCPDGYDPDWPGWVKNAIKIGSYAPSRLNRQPWRFYYGDGKLVVDCKSEPSAYKRLECGIALLHAEIGALDGGVNGRIEFGGLGLASFIKEI; encoded by the coding sequence ATGAATATTCCTGTTAAAAAATGGTATGAGGCTGTGCAGACTCGTTATTCTCAGCAGAAGTATATGACGAAGGAAATTAAGCCCTTTACTTTAAAATCTCTTGAGAAAAAATTTGAAGAATTAAATGAAACTTATCCTGAGGCAAGGGTGGAAATTATTGAAGAATCTGTTAAAGATATTTTACCTGCTTTAAAAGGGAAGTATGGTAATTTTACTGACTCTCCAGCTTTTATTGCTTTTATTATTAATGAGAATGGAAAACACCGCTGGAGCAAAATGGGTTATATTGGTGAGGCAGCTATTTTAGAAGCAACCTCTCACGGTCTTGGAAGCTGCTGGATTGGTGGTAGATATATACCTGAGAGATCAAAAATTAATATTGATCTAAAAAGAGGAGAACGCTTAGTTGCTGTTAGTCCAATAGGTTATTCATCAGAAAATTATAATTTAACAAGACACTTTATTTCAAAACTTTTTCCTCATCGAGATCGTTTAGATGTTAAAGAATTATGTCCTGACGGTTATGATCCAGATTGGCCGGGTTGGGTTAAAAATGCTATAAAAATAGGTAGTTATGCGCCTTCGAGATTAAATAGACAACCCTGGCGTTTCTATTATGGAGATGGCAAATTAGTTGTTGATTGCAAAAGTGAGCCATCAGCCTATAAGAGACTTGAATGCGGAATTGCATTACTTCATGCAGAAATTGGTGCCTTAGATGGTGGCGTTAATGGTCGGATTGAATTTGGTGGTCTGGGACTTGCTTCATTTATTAAAGAAATTTAA
- a CDS encoding CBS domain-containing protein: MKSSFTVGHLFGIPVKIHVSLLIILPFFAWAFGSNIIYLTENTDIIRRELILNPYLLGFIMAVMLFISILIHELAHSLVARTKDVKTTDITLMLFGGLANIEEISKDPKNEVKIAASGPLTSLFIGLIFVFIGRFAPEFMFEDLRLVILYTGQLNIFLAIFNLLPAFPSDGGRILRAVIAQKTSFRRATEIASRVGKVFAWIFGIFGFISGNFLLVFIAFFIYVGASQEHQFSNIKLALSNLKVKDLMTRDVKTVPANMSIHRLIQKMLEDKHSGFPVLRNEELVGIVTMEDARKVSQDDYRNTPVQSIMNKDLHCVKEDDELFEAFKLLFQKDIGRLLVMENDEIKGIITRSDVMTGIRVRELENIKGEED, translated from the coding sequence ATGAAGAGTTCTTTTACAGTTGGGCATTTATTTGGGATACCTGTAAAAATTCATGTTAGTTTATTGATAATTTTACCTTTTTTTGCCTGGGCATTTGGCAGTAATATTATTTATCTAACTGAAAATACTGATATTATTAGGCGAGAATTAATTTTAAATCCATATCTATTAGGATTTATTATGGCAGTTATGCTTTTTATCAGTATTTTAATTCATGAGCTGGCTCATTCACTTGTAGCAAGAACAAAAGATGTTAAGACGACAGACATTACTCTGATGTTATTCGGAGGTTTGGCTAATATTGAAGAAATATCTAAAGACCCAAAGAATGAAGTTAAAATTGCTGCTAGTGGACCTTTAACAAGTCTTTTTATTGGTTTGATTTTTGTTTTCATTGGTCGTTTTGCACCCGAATTTATGTTTGAAGATCTACGTTTGGTAATTTTATATACAGGTCAATTAAATATATTTTTAGCTATTTTTAACCTTTTACCAGCTTTTCCATCTGATGGTGGGCGGATATTGAGAGCAGTAATTGCTCAAAAAACATCTTTTAGAAGGGCAACAGAAATTGCTTCTAGAGTTGGGAAAGTATTTGCCTGGATTTTTGGTATATTTGGTTTTATCAGCGGTAATTTCCTTTTAGTCTTTATTGCTTTTTTCATTTATGTTGGTGCCTCTCAAGAACATCAATTTAGTAATATTAAATTAGCTTTATCAAATTTAAAAGTTAAAGATCTGATGACAAGAGATGTTAAAACAGTACCAGCAAATATGAGTATTCATCGTTTAATACAAAAAATGTTGGAAGATAAACATTCTGGATTTCCTGTGTTAAGAAATGAAGAGCTTGTTGGAATAGTTACAATGGAAGATGCAAGAAAAGTATCGCAAGATGATTATCGTAATACTCCTGTCCAAAGTATTATGAATAAAGATTTGCATTGTGTTAAAGAGGATGATGAATTATTTGAAGCGTTTAAATTGCTTTTTCAAAAAGATATAGGTCGATTACTTGTTATGGAAAATGATGAAATCAAAGGGATAATAACTCGTTCAGACGTAATGACGGGAATAAGAGTCAGAGAGTTAGAAAATATAAAAGGAGAGGAAGATTAG
- a CDS encoding bile acid:sodium symporter family protein, protein MKTLEKSVKFIGDYFIVWTIVAAVIGFFQPAAFAWVLPQVTILLGIIMFGMGMTLEVDDFKNILKHPKYILLGSFAQFTLMPLIAFGLAVVFQLPPELAVGVILVGTCPGGTASNVMTYLAKGDVALSVSITTLSTFLAPILTPLLTAWLAGKWIPVSAGAMFISIVKIVLIPIILGLIINSLFGSKLKAVTKSLPAVSVIAIVLIVGGVVGANSGKIATTGAAIFLIVILHNVLGLLSGYFLGDKLSLEEAKKRALSIEIGMQNSGLAVSLAVAHFSPAAAIPAAIFSVWHNISGPLVATYWSRKTDSLKEFDSINQEKAS, encoded by the coding sequence ATGAAAACATTAGAAAAATCAGTTAAGTTTATTGGAGATTATTTTATTGTCTGGACAATTGTAGCAGCGGTTATAGGCTTTTTTCAACCTGCAGCCTTTGCCTGGGTGCTGCCGCAGGTTACTATTTTACTTGGGATTATAATGTTTGGGATGGGCATGACATTAGAAGTTGACGATTTTAAAAATATTTTAAAACATCCTAAGTATATTCTATTGGGGTCTTTTGCACAATTTACATTAATGCCCTTAATTGCTTTTGGATTGGCAGTTGTTTTTCAATTACCACCAGAATTAGCAGTAGGAGTAATTTTAGTAGGTACTTGTCCTGGTGGAACAGCATCTAATGTAATGACCTATTTAGCAAAAGGAGATGTTGCACTTTCAGTTTCAATCACAACATTATCTACCTTTTTAGCACCAATATTGACTCCATTGTTAACCGCCTGGCTTGCAGGTAAATGGATTCCAGTTTCAGCAGGTGCTATGTTTATTTCAATAGTAAAGATAGTTTTAATTCCAATAATTTTAGGTCTTATTATTAATAGTCTTTTTGGTTCTAAATTAAAAGCAGTAACTAAATCACTTCCGGCAGTTTCTGTTATAGCCATAGTTTTAATTGTTGGTGGAGTAGTGGGAGCTAACTCAGGGAAAATAGCTACTACAGGTGCAGCTATATTTTTAATTGTTATTTTACATAATGTACTAGGGCTTTTAAGTGGTTACTTTTTAGGTGATAAACTGAGTCTGGAAGAAGCAAAAAAACGTGCTTTAAGTATTGAAATTGGAATGCAGAATTCAGGTTTAGCAGTTTCACTGGCTGTTGCTCATTTTAGTCCAGCAGCAGCAATACCAGCAGCTATTTTTAGTGTCTGGCATAATATTTCAGGTCCATTAGTTGCAACTTATTGGTCCCGGAAAACAGATAGTTTAAAAGAGTTTGATTCAATTAATCAAGAAAAAGCCTCATAA
- a CDS encoding DUF2177 family protein, with amino-acid sequence MTFLKNYLITFIIFLVIDFIWLGAVAKNLYRDQLGFLMKENFNMTAAFTFYILFTAGLVFFVLNRALAISSWQYALFAGMFFGLITYSTYDLTNLATIKDWPLTITIIDLIWGTFLGGLTSFLSYVVVNHFK; translated from the coding sequence ATGACTTTTTTAAAAAATTATCTAATTACATTTATTATTTTTTTAGTAATTGATTTTATCTGGTTGGGAGCAGTAGCCAAAAATTTGTATAGAGATCAGTTAGGTTTTTTGATGAAAGAAAACTTTAATATGACAGCCGCTTTTACATTCTATATACTTTTTACTGCAGGATTAGTGTTTTTTGTTTTAAATAGAGCCCTGGCAATATCCAGCTGGCAGTATGCATTATTTGCAGGTATGTTTTTTGGTTTAATTACTTATTCCACTTATGATTTAACCAATCTTGCAACAATCAAAGATTGGCCTTTAACAATTACTATAATTGATCTTATCTGGGGGACTTTTTTAGGTGGACTTACTTCCTTTTTAAGTTATGTTGTAGTTAATCATTTTAAATAG